A genomic segment from Chloroflexota bacterium encodes:
- a CDS encoding S8 family serine peptidase, with product MLVKFRPGVELQASSGKVQANDAELSAVLRQVDAISVQRVFPDFAPSGDALQKLPASAYAALHSVYLLTLRPSVNVLDAVEILNRDPRVVYAEPDYIAYAIQEPPNDPYEPNDSFSQAYTITASTVYQAYISTDTDADFFKVDVETNYSRIQVDLTDLPADYDLFLYDPSEAEVASSRYAGLADETIDYSAAAVTGYFYVRVVGYNHAYDAYTPYSLLITITEPTPTPTPTETPTETPTRTPTDTPTETPTNTPTDTPTATPTNTPTPTPTLTPTNTPTVTPTPYVSDPLYRQQWNLAKVHIEDAWDAHGGSPLVIIAIVDSGVDLSHTDLMSNLWTNPGEIPNNGVDDDNNGYVDDVNGWNFVSDTEDVSDWSGHGSLVAGVAAARRDNGIGIAGVCGSCRIMPVKVMQPSGAANYSDIAAGVIYAANKGARIINISLGGYSFSNVLRDAVDYAESLGAVVVGGAGNDSTSAPFYPAAYANALAVAGTTNADTRSSFSNYGTWVDISAPDEDILTTALGGDYSNTSGTSVGAPLVSGLVGLLLSMHPDWTPAMVRSQLTHTADPIDTLNPGYEGELGSGRANAGRMILPPSPILVYAGYSANGTSNGHPDFGTSSSLEVSVRNDWADTEGVIGTLTTDDPYVAVVNGSADFGSILSGQTVANGTPFTITIAAGAGYNHSIPFSLALAANGGYTTTLTFTVTTRSSEQLVSGTIATDTIWTSDKVYVVNGNVGIAPGFTLTIQPGTEVKFNGNYALNVGGTLVADGSAEQPIVFMPYSSEGSWSRIYFDDPSADAVSDGAGVYQSGSILRCVRIQGASNGIECSGATPYLASLTTDGGGINCTLGSTAFWLLDSDVKGSVSATGAGHVWRSTISDGNLSLGSLSNVLTSTVAGTINLRDGSLVSGTSAGSAITISGGGVVENSTAGGTVSLGSGSVVNTTVTNGNITLGSGMVSDSYVTRGSIALTSGMVVSNTLRGGRVIAGDGSTLQGNDIEQAPGVGIQTSGTVTVTANRVVGSAGAGMIVYAGLVRGNLVANNDGDGLRVGTATVISNTLTGNKGNALYVGAGIPVQIEGNNFEFNTGTYDLYNDNPSGQYVDASKNWWGTTDVRAIGTRVYDFNVDYTKGPVTYTPVLTSPVADAPAYVRAITVTPESPVGIQTVTFEVAFSRDMDTSQTPTVGFNRSGLGIVDTFATQIGGSPWNEGALVVDGDRVYLGTSDYCLWQCSEHVCPSWLPSGWGVLDLDGWHTRATGRYVSGTKDMCGNIYLGDNAGNVLRVSPGGTESYFHAPSVPAGTQLGWWVTDMWFDSVGNTYVESTRVDHTCSKTVDVLLTNGTWAPYTGAPLSGSWWTPNRAPNEDMWGNLWHVVKSDSEPWKLVVTYRQLHVDYAADKNSAWQSPRQYSVSYDVTSLIPRRTYAAVVFGARTPDGMAIAPNSTYTFTVDYAGSIADTTPPPAPDVMAWNDGTNMMLGARWSVTDPDSAITLYRYAIGTTPGGTDVVNWTNSSMTETIRSGLNLVPGQSYYVSVRARNEGGLWSEAGASSGVVAGYNTQATVRLYPGWNLVSIPVRPPNTDAAAVLASITGHYDMVWAYDAASTSNPWKKYNPDAPPYANTLSNITESMGLWIHATDATTLTLVGQIQALSSIPLVTGWNLVGYASTQTRPITEALTSIAGKYVQVYAYHAADAGDPWKLYDPAAPPPVNDLAMLEPGRGYWIQVSQPGRLDITNP from the coding sequence CATCGCCTATGCGATTCAGGAGCCCCCCAATGATCCCTACGAGCCAAACGATAGCTTCTCTCAGGCATATACAATCACCGCGAGCACCGTCTATCAAGCGTACATCAGCACTGATACAGACGCAGATTTCTTCAAGGTCGATGTAGAGACCAACTACTCGCGCATTCAGGTTGATCTCACTGACCTTCCTGCCGACTACGATCTCTTCCTTTATGACCCTAGCGAGGCTGAAGTCGCGTCCAGTAGGTATGCTGGTCTGGCAGATGAGACCATTGACTACAGCGCGGCTGCCGTGACTGGCTACTTCTATGTTCGGGTGGTCGGATACAACCACGCCTACGATGCGTACACCCCGTACTCGCTTCTTATCACAATCACCGAGCCAACGCCCACTCCGACACCCACGGAGACACCGACTGAGACGCCCACGCGCACGCCCACAGACACACCCACTGAGACACCAACCAATACGCCGACCGATACACCAACGGCAACACCGACCAACACACCAACGCCCACACCAACCCTGACTCCCACTAACACACCCACCGTCACACCTACTCCCTACGTCTCCGACCCTCTGTATAGACAGCAATGGAACCTTGCGAAGGTGCACATTGAGGACGCGTGGGATGCACATGGCGGGAGCCCATTGGTCATCATCGCTATTGTTGATTCAGGGGTTGATCTCTCCCACACCGATCTGATGTCCAATCTGTGGACGAACCCTGGCGAGATCCCCAACAATGGCGTAGACGACGACAACAATGGCTATGTGGACGATGTCAACGGCTGGAACTTCGTGTCGGACACCGAGGACGTGTCCGACTGGAGCGGACACGGTTCGCTCGTTGCGGGGGTGGCCGCGGCGCGAAGGGACAATGGCATTGGCATCGCTGGCGTCTGCGGTAGCTGCAGGATTATGCCAGTGAAAGTGATGCAGCCCTCTGGGGCTGCCAACTACTCTGACATCGCCGCCGGCGTGATCTATGCTGCAAACAAGGGGGCCAGGATCATAAACATCTCCCTGGGCGGCTACTCTTTCTCCAATGTCCTGCGAGACGCGGTGGACTATGCCGAGAGCCTGGGGGCAGTCGTCGTGGGCGGGGCAGGCAACGACAGCACCAGCGCTCCGTTCTACCCTGCCGCGTACGCCAACGCACTCGCAGTTGCCGGCACCACCAATGCGGACACGCGCTCCTCCTTTTCGAACTACGGGACGTGGGTGGACATCTCTGCACCCGATGAGGACATCTTGACGACCGCCCTTGGTGGTGACTATTCCAATACCTCTGGCACTTCCGTGGGCGCCCCCCTGGTGTCAGGGCTGGTCGGGCTATTGCTGTCCATGCATCCTGACTGGACACCGGCCATGGTCCGCTCGCAGCTGACTCACACTGCAGACCCGATTGACACGCTGAACCCGGGCTACGAAGGGGAGCTGGGGAGTGGGCGGGCCAATGCCGGCAGAATGATTCTGCCGCCTAGCCCAATTCTGGTGTATGCAGGGTACAGCGCGAATGGCACGTCCAACGGGCACCCGGACTTTGGCACCTCGTCTAGCCTTGAGGTCTCGGTGCGCAATGACTGGGCGGATACGGAGGGCGTGATCGGTACGCTCACCACAGACGACCCTTACGTCGCTGTTGTGAACGGCTCGGCCGATTTCGGGAGCATCCTATCAGGCCAAACGGTCGCGAATGGCACTCCCTTCACGATCACGATTGCCGCAGGTGCGGGCTACAACCATTCCATACCATTCTCTCTGGCGCTTGCTGCCAATGGCGGGTATACCACCACACTGACCTTCACAGTGACCACACGAAGCAGCGAGCAGCTGGTTTCCGGGACAATTGCCACTGACACGATTTGGACAAGCGACAAGGTTTATGTAGTCAACGGCAACGTTGGCATTGCTCCAGGGTTCACGCTCACGATTCAGCCAGGAACTGAGGTGAAGTTCAATGGTAACTATGCGCTGAATGTAGGAGGCACGCTGGTCGCGGACGGCTCAGCGGAGCAGCCCATCGTCTTCATGCCCTATTCCTCCGAAGGCTCGTGGAGCCGAATCTATTTCGATGATCCGAGTGCCGATGCTGTCTCAGATGGGGCTGGCGTCTATCAATCCGGAAGCATTCTTCGTTGTGTACGAATACAGGGGGCTTCCAACGGCATAGAGTGCAGTGGCGCAACCCCCTACCTCGCATCTCTCACAACAGACGGGGGTGGCATCAACTGTACGTTGGGCAGCACCGCGTTTTGGCTATTAGACAGCGATGTCAAAGGTAGCGTATCTGCCACGGGAGCTGGACACGTCTGGCGCAGCACTATCAGCGATGGGAACCTGAGTCTAGGCTCTCTATCCAACGTGCTTACGAGCACCGTGGCCGGTACGATCAATCTCCGGGACGGTAGCCTGGTGAGCGGGACGAGCGCTGGCAGTGCGATCACCATCAGCGGCGGTGGTGTGGTGGAGAACAGCACGGCAGGTGGGACAGTCAGCCTGGGTAGCGGGTCGGTGGTGAACACGACGGTCACGAACGGCAACATCACTCTGGGCAGCGGTATGGTTAGCGACAGCTACGTGACGCGAGGCAGCATCGCCTTGACTTCGGGGATGGTGGTTTCCAACACGTTGCGGGGAGGTCGTGTAATCGCCGGAGATGGTAGCACACTGCAAGGCAACGATATTGAGCAGGCCCCAGGGGTAGGAATCCAGACGAGCGGCACCGTGACGGTAACTGCAAACCGAGTTGTAGGGAGTGCGGGAGCCGGAATGATTGTCTATGCCGGGTTAGTGCGGGGCAATCTAGTCGCTAACAACGACGGCGATGGGCTGCGCGTGGGGACGGCAACAGTGATCAGCAACACATTGACAGGCAACAAGGGCAATGCCCTCTACGTAGGCGCAGGCATACCTGTTCAGATTGAGGGGAACAATTTTGAGTTCAACACTGGTACGTATGATCTATACAACGACAACCCTTCTGGGCAGTACGTCGACGCGTCGAAGAATTGGTGGGGTACGACGGATGTAAGAGCCATTGGTACCCGGGTCTATGATTTCAACGTAGACTACACTAAGGGGCCAGTTACGTACACCCCAGTCCTGACCAGTCCTGTGGCCGACGCCCCGGCTTATGTGAGAGCCATCACCGTGACACCCGAGAGCCCGGTGGGTATTCAGACCGTGACGTTTGAAGTAGCATTCAGCCGAGACATGGACACAAGTCAGACTCCGACCGTGGGCTTCAATAGGAGCGGGCTAGGGATCGTGGATACTTTCGCAACGCAGATTGGTGGCTCACCCTGGAATGAAGGCGCTCTGGTCGTGGACGGAGACAGGGTATACCTTGGTACCTCTGATTACTGTCTGTGGCAGTGCAGTGAGCATGTCTGTCCGAGTTGGCTTCCGTCCGGTTGGGGAGTACTAGACCTTGACGGTTGGCACACACGCGCCACTGGCCGCTATGTCAGTGGGACAAAGGACATGTGTGGGAACATATACTTGGGAGATAATGCTGGCAATGTATTGAGGGTTAGCCCAGGTGGTACGGAATCGTACTTCCATGCCCCGAGCGTCCCGGCAGGCACACAACTTGGCTGGTGGGTCACTGACATGTGGTTTGATTCGGTCGGCAACACCTATGTTGAATCAACGCGGGTCGACCACACATGCTCCAAGACCGTAGATGTGCTGCTCACCAATGGGACCTGGGCGCCCTATACGGGGGCGCCCCTATCTGGCTCATGGTGGACACCGAACAGAGCTCCAAATGAGGACATGTGGGGAAACCTGTGGCATGTTGTGAAGAGCGACAGCGAGCCGTGGAAGCTGGTCGTCACGTACCGCCAGTTGCATGTGGACTATGCGGCAGACAAGAACTCCGCATGGCAAAGCCCGCGGCAGTACAGCGTATCGTACGACGTCACATCATTGATACCTCGGCGTACCTATGCGGCTGTCGTCTTTGGCGCTAGGACCCCCGACGGCATGGCAATCGCGCCCAACTCAACATACACCTTTACGGTGGACTACGCGGGCTCCATTGCCGACACCACACCCCCACCCGCCCCAGATGTTATGGCTTGGAACGACGGCACCAATATGATGCTAGGCGCCAGATGGTCTGTCACCGACCCAGACTCTGCAATTACACTGTACCGCTACGCCATCGGGACGACACCTGGAGGCACAGACGTTGTGAACTGGACCAACAGCAGCATGACCGAAACCATTCGGTCAGGGCTGAATCTGGTACCTGGGCAGTCCTACTACGTCTCCGTCCGAGCCCGCAACGAAGGTGGCTTGTGGAGCGAGGCAGGAGCAAGTAGTGGGGTCGTAGCGGGATACAACACTCAGGCAACCGTGCGCCTCTATCCTGGATGGAACCTGGTGTCTATTCCCGTGCGTCCGCCCAACACCGACGCCGCTGCTGTGCTGGCCTCCATCACCGGCCACTATGATATGGTATGGGCCTATGACGCCGCAAGCACGAGCAATCCCTGGAAGAAATACAATCCTGACGCGCCGCCTTACGCCAACACCCTGTCCAACATCACGGAGAGCATGGGCCTCTGGATTCATGCAACAGATGCAACTACCCTCACGCTGGTGGGACAGATACAGGCGTTATCCTCTATCCCACTCGTGACAGGATGGAATCTGGTCGGCTACGCAAGCACCCAGACAAGGCCGATCACGGAGGCGCTCACCAGTATCGCCGGGAAATATGTCCAGGTTTATGCCTACCATGCAGCCGATGCAGGTGACCCGTGGAAGCTGTATGATCCCGCAGCGCCACCACCTGTGAATGACTTGGCTATGCTAGAGCCAGGAAGGGGCTACTGGATCCAGGTATCTCAGCCTGGAAGGCTCGACATCACCAATCCATAG